The genomic DNA GCCTGCTGCGCAAGCTGGATCAGCACCTTTGGGCATTGGTCACTTCAGGCAGCCAAAGCCCGGTTCACCGCCGCTTCAAGCTCGCTTCGCTCCCGTTGCCCGCGGTGCAGATCTATGGCGAGGACGTCAAACGGTCAAAGCCTCATCCCGAGGGTTACCTCAAGGCGGCCGGACTTCTCTCAGTGGATCCAGCCGACTGCGCCGTGATCGAAGACGCACCTCATGGGATAATCGCCGGAAAAGCGGCCGGGTGCACCGTGATCGCTGTGGCCACCACCCACACACGTGATGATCTGAGCAAGGCGGATGCGTGCTTCTCCTCGCTGGCAGAGGCGACGCCGCATCTTCTTACGATGATCAGGAATCACTGAATACCGCGACAACCGATGGGCTCACGCCATATCCGGCTCATGGTGCGCCGCAGGTTGCCGTGATGGGAGCTCGGCTGGTTGATCGTCTCACCCCCCGCGCTCGATCAGCCCCTGTGACGACCCTCACCCTATCTTGGCGTTGACAAGATAGGGGAACTTCCTCCAATCTTGGCGATGACAAGATAGGAGGAGGGAATAGTTCCCTCCATTGCCCTGATCGCCGGCTTCGAGGTCTTTTCGCGCTGTGCGGCGCTCCCGGCCTGATGTCCGTCGTCGATCGAGCAGACGGTCGCGCTACCGCACTGGTTCCACCGGCCGTTGATCGACACGCGACCACCCCACCCCGTGCGACCTCTTTGTTCTTCGCCGTGAAAGGTCCCCTTATGCCCACCATTCCATGGATCCGCGTCGAACCCCCCGTCGCTCCCGAGGCCCTGGTCATGGCCTCCCGCCTGGAAGTGAAGTCGCTGCGCCAGGTTCCGGGTTTCCTGATGGCCTCCGTGACATTGTTGCGTCAAGCCCGTCGATCGCCGGGTGCGCTGGGCGTCGCCTTGAAGGCGGAGTTGTTCAAGCGCACCTTCTGGACGGTCTCCGCCTGGACAGACAGAGCGGCCGTGCAGGCCTACGCCGTTACCGAGCCGCACAAGTCGACCATGCGCCGTAAGCGCGCCGTGATGCGCGAGTCCACGTTCGTCTTCTGGACGGTGCCCACCGGGGAGTTGCCCATCACGTGGGATCAGGTGCGCCACCGCCTCGCCCGAGAACGCGACGCGGACCGCGGATCCACCCCCGCGAGCAGGTGACCGCAGACCCGAACCATTCGACGATCAGCCATGAACCGGCGGCGCGCAGGTGGCCGCACTGGAACTCCGGCCAGGTCAGGGACATCGCACTGTTGGAGATCCTCCTACGGCCGCAGAGCCGAGCCGGCTCCCGTCGACCATGGCGGGACGCCCCGGATCGTCGGGGGCTGGATCACAAGGCGGGGCGCCTCAGGCCGCGTGGCGCTTCTTACTGATCGTTTCAGAATGCCGTTCGGGGCCGCCTGACAGTGCCGGAGTTGCTTCTTGGCGTGCGGCGCCCTACGCCCAACGTGTAGCAATGTTGGACATAGGGTGTTCGTCATGGATTCACACGTGCTTGTCGTTGCCGATGTGTCATGCAGTCCGGAGAACGCCGTTGAGTTCGGCCAGGTCATGCAGGAATTCGCTACCGCGTGTCGCGAGGAACCGGGTTGTCTCTCTTATGACGTGTTCCGCTCCGAGGACTCACCCGAGCGATATGTGAGCATTGAGAAGTACGTCGACTCGGCGGCGTTTGCGGCTCACCGCGACTCCGACCACTTCCGCGAGATTGGCCTCGCCCGGTTGATGCCACTGGCGACTGCGCGCGACGTGCGGATGTATGACCAGCCGAGCGAGATCCGGCCTGCTGGAAGGTAAGCCATGTCCCGGCTTACCCATCGCTTCAGGATGCCGTTCGGAGTCGTCGGAGGCAGATGATGCTGCAGGCGAGTTCGAGCAGGCCCTGGTGGAGGTCGGCCCGTCGCTCGTAGCGGATGCGTAGCCGCTTGAATTGGTGCAGCCAGGCAAACGCGCGCTCCACCACCCAACGCACCTTCCCCAGCCCCGAGCCGTGGGTGACGCCACGGCGGGCGATCATGGGCTTGATGCCGCGCTTCCACAGCAGGCGGCGGTACTTGTCGAAGTCGTAGCCCCGGTCGGCATACAGGCGCCGGGGCGTGCGGCGGGGCCGTCCACACAGACCCCGGATCGGTGGGACCGCGTCCAGCAGCGGCAAGAGTTGGGTGATGTCATGTCGGTTCCCGCCGGTGAGCGTAACGGCGAGCAGGGTGCCGTGACGGTCGACGATCAGATGGTGCTTGGAGCCGGGGCGGGCCCGGTCGACCGGTGAGGGGCCGACATGATTCCCCCCTTTGAGGGCTTGGATGTGCGATCCGTCCACGGCGCAGTTGTCCAAGTCGAGTAGGTCGGCGCGGCGCAACTCGGTGAGCAGGGCGGCGTGCAGGCGTGGCCAGACTCCGGCTTCGGTCCAGTCCCGCAGTCGGCGCCAAGCCGTAACTCCGGAACAGCCCACCCTTTCGGCGGGAACGTCGCGCCAGGCGACACCGGTCCGAAGCACATACATGATGCCTGCCAGGGCTGCCCGGTCTGGAAGACACAGCCGCCCGGGGTGGCGGTAGCGGCGCTCGGGAGCATCCGGCAGCAGTGGAGCTACCCGCTCCCACAGGTCATCTGGGACAAGATCACTATGCACTCCGACACCCTGCCGCCCAAGGTCGCCGAGCGCAAGACTGCGGCCCAACTCATTCTGAAACGATCAGTTACTCCGACACGTTTCCGCCCAGCGAGCCGAAGACAAGCTGGATGAGCGAGCGGGCAATCTCCTCCGGATCGCCCTGGGCGCTTTCGGAGAGGGAGCCGCTGAGCCACAAGCCGGCGAAACCGTGGGCCAGCGACCACGCGGCGATCGTGGTCAGCCGGTCCTGCGCCGGGCTCGGCGACAGTCTGCCGGCGCTGGTGACGAGCACATGGGCGGCACGATCGCGCGCGGATTGCATGCCGGGATCGTCCGCGCGATACAGCTCCGGACGGAACATCACCTCGAAGTAGGGCCTGTGGTCAATGGCGAAGCGCACGTACGCCACCCCCACCGCCAAGATGTCCCCGGTCGCGCGTTCCAGGCTGTCGGCGAACAGCTCGAACCCTTCGGCGGCCACGGCCGTCAACAGCCCCGCCTTGTCACCGAAGTGGTGAGCGGGCGCGGCATGTGAGACGCCCGCGCGCCGGGCCAGCTCACGCAGGCTCCATCCGGCGGGACCGGACTCGCCGATGGCTTGAAGGGCAGCGGCGACGATGGCCGATCGCAGGTTGCCATGGTGGTAGGCCGATTGATTGATCTTCCTCACCTCCGCGCTGTACAACCTTCTGGGTAACGCGCCCTCACCATATCTGGACATTGACAAGATGGCGAACCTCCTCCAATCTTGGCGATGACAAGATTGGAGGAGGAGATGGTCTCGTTCATCGCCCTGATCGGGGGCTTTGTCGCCTTGCGGCTGCTGGGCGTTGTCGGCGTCGACGTGCTGGACGGCTGGCAGCCCGCGCTGCGCGGTGCCCTGGCCCTGATGTTCGTCGTCACCGGCATACCGCATTTCCTGCCCTCATGGCGGCGTGACTTCGCCGCCATGATCCCCGCGGCGTTCCCGCAGCCCGCCCTGCTGGTCACCATCACCGGGGTGCTGGAACTGGCCGGCGCCGCCGGACTGCTGCTGCCGCCGCTCGCGCCGTTCGCCGCGATCGGGCTCGCGCTGCTCCTGATCGCCATGTTCCCGGCCAACGTCTCGGCGGCGCGCCGCGGACTCACCCTGGCGGGAAAGCCGGTGCTCCCGCTCCCCGCCCGCACAGCCATGCAGTTGCTCTTCGTCGCCGCCGCCGTCGCAGCGGCCACGTGACCAGAGCCGATCGCTTCTCGGCACACCGTACCCGCACGTCATCGACCCCAAGAGGGGAATGACCATGAACGCTTCCGGCGCGACCCCCGACATCGACTACATCGATCACACCGCGCTCATAACGGGCCGACCTCGCCGCGACCTCGGCCCGTTATGAGGCCCTCGGCTTAACACTCAGCCCGATCTCCCCCCACCTGCTGGCCGAACGGCCCGGCGGGCCCCTCCTGCCCACCTGCACCGCCAACCGGTGCGCCTACTTCGGGCAGTCGTTCATCGAACTGCTCGGCGTCGTCGACCCCGCCGCACCCGACCCCTGGGGCGTCCACCAACTGCGGGAGACCTACCGCGGGCTGCTGATGACCCTCGGCTCCAGCGACATCCAGGCCACCGCTCATCGGCTGCGCACCGCAGGTCTGGCCTCCACCGGAATCCGCGCACTGGAGCGCGAGGTGCCAACCCCCGAGGGCCCGCGGACCGATCGTCCCGCAATCCGCGCTCGACGACCTGCTGCCCGGACACACCCCGCCCGCCCTGCCCCTGCTGGCCGCCCACACCATCGCCGTGACCGACCTGGCCGCCGCGCGCAAGCTCATCGAACCAACGAGATCCCCACCCACGCCACGCCGGACGGCTTCTACGTCGCCGCCCAGGACGCTTGCGGCGTCCCGCTCGCCTTCACCCAGAGCTGACGCTTCCGCCCACCGCCGTGCGGTCGACGGTGCTCGCTCGGCGCTGTGTGCTCGCGCCACCGAGTGTCAGCGGGACGCAGCCGATACGGACGCACTCGGTTGTTGCGCCCGAGGTAGGGCGGTGAAACGCCGGGTCGAGATGGCCACGAGGAGTCCGAGTGCGGCGTAGGCCGCGCCGAGCAGGCTGGCGGCCGACCATCCCGCGGTGCTGTAGGCCCAGGTGGTGGTGATCGCGCCGAGCGCGGAGCCGAGGGAGTAGAAGGCCATGTAGGCGCCGATGACGCTGCTGCTCTGGTCGGGGCGGGCGGTGGTGAGCAGGTGCTGGCTGCTGACGTGAACGGCTTGCACGGCGAAGTCCAGGACGATGACGCCGACGATCAGCAGCCACAGCGATGATCTCGCTTGGGCGATCAGCAGCCACGAGGCGGTGAGCAGGGCCAGCGACCAGCCGGTGACCGAGGGCGCCAGGCCCCGGTCAGCCCATCGGCCGGCCCGGGCCGCGCCCAGTGCACCGGTGAGGCCGGCGAGTCCGAACAATCCGATCTCGGTAGTGCCGAAGTGCCACGGCGCGTCGCCAAGCGGGAGCGCCAGTCCGCTCCACAGCGTGCCGAAGGAGGCGAACAGGAAGAACGCGACCAGTCCGCGGCTGAGGAAGAGCCGGTCGCCGACGACCAGACGGCCCAGCGATGACAGCAGCTGCCCGTACCGGGCTCGGGAGCGGCGGATGTCGGCCTTGAGGGTGACTCGGGTGGCGAGCGCGAGCACCG from Streptosporangium sp. NBC_01756 includes the following:
- a CDS encoding putative quinol monooxygenase; its protein translation is MDSHVLVVADVSCSPENAVEFGQVMQEFATACREEPGCLSYDVFRSEDSPERYVSIEKYVDSAAFAAHRDSDHFREIGLARLMPLATARDVRMYDQPSEIRPAGR
- a CDS encoding IS5 family transposase produces the protein MHSDLVPDDLWERVAPLLPDAPERRYRHPGRLCLPDRAALAGIMYVLRTGVAWRDVPAERVGCSGVTAWRRLRDWTEAGVWPRLHAALLTELRRADLLDLDNCAVDGSHIQALKGGNHVGPSPVDRARPGSKHHLIVDRHGTLLAVTLTGGNRHDITQLLPLLDAVPPIRGLCGRPRRTPRRLYADRGYDFDKYRRLLWKRGIKPMIARRGVTHGSGLGKVRWVVERAFAWLHQFKRLRIRYERRADLHQGLLELACSIICLRRLRTAS
- a CDS encoding HAD-IA family hydrolase, with translation MAIKAFLFDVDGVLLDSGATHRRIWDAWSDMRGLDRDRVWSLTHGRRPEDTILDVAPTLDPVAERQVLNDLMVREGDAFPAAQGAASLLRKLDQHLWALVTSGSQSPVHRRFKLASLPLPAVQIYGEDVKRSKPHPEGYLKAAGLLSVDPADCAVIEDAPHGIIAGKAAGCTVIAVATTHTRDDLSKADACFSSLAEATPHLLTMIRNH
- a CDS encoding VOC family protein, with product MSPHLLAERPGGPLLPTCTANRCAYFGQSFIELLGVVDPAAPDPWGVHQLRETYRGLLMTLGSSDIQATAHRLRTAGLASTGIRALEREVPTPEGPRTDRPAIRARRPAARTHPARPAPAGRPHHRRDRPGRRAQAHRTNEIPTHATPDGFYVAAQDACGVPLAFTQS
- a CDS encoding DUF3291 domain-containing protein, producing the protein MPTIPWIRVEPPVAPEALVMASRLEVKSLRQVPGFLMASVTLLRQARRSPGALGVALKAELFKRTFWTVSAWTDRAAVQAYAVTEPHKSTMRRKRAVMRESTFVFWTVPTGELPITWDQVRHRLARERDADRGSTPASR
- a CDS encoding TetR/AcrR family transcriptional regulator, translated to MRKINQSAYHHGNLRSAIVAAALQAIGESGPAGWSLRELARRAGVSHAAPAHHFGDKAGLLTAVAAEGFELFADSLERATGDILAVGVAYVRFAIDHRPYFEVMFRPELYRADDPGMQSARDRAAHVLVTSAGRLSPSPAQDRLTTIAAWSLAHGFAGLWLSGSLSESAQGDPEEIARSLIQLVFGSLGGNVSE
- a CDS encoding MFS transporter, giving the protein MSSGLTGRQRVVLALVCAVAVSTIYGIQPVLETAGEDLGLREGALGWLVAAGQVGYLAGLVLLVPLGDLFDRRRLITVHLLLTAVGAGVVAAAPGGGIAIAGLALAGLFAVVVQVTVAYVAAVSPAGERGRNIGAVTSGVVIGILGVRVVAGTLGELADWRMVYLVLAGLCAVLALATRVTLKADIRRSRARYGQLLSSLGRLVVGDRLFLSRGLVAFFLFASFGTLWSGLALPLGDAPWHFGTTEIGLFGLAGLTGALGAARAGRWADRGLAPSVTGWSLALLTASWLLIAQARSSLWLLIVGVIVLDFAVQAVHVSSQHLLTTARPDQSSSVIGAYMAFYSLGSALGAITTTWAYSTAGWSAASLLGAAYAALGLLVAISTRRFTALPRAQQPSASVSAASR
- a CDS encoding DoxX family protein, whose amino-acid sequence is MTRLEEEMVSFIALIGGFVALRLLGVVGVDVLDGWQPALRGALALMFVVTGIPHFLPSWRRDFAAMIPAAFPQPALLVTITGVLELAGAAGLLLPPLAPFAAIGLALLLIAMFPANVSAARRGLTLAGKPVLPLPARTAMQLLFVAAAVAAAT